Part of the Coriobacteriia bacterium genome is shown below.
GCTGTTCCGCGACGCGCATAAGCTCGACAAGTCGGCCGGCCTCGATAAGGCTGCCAAGTACTGCGACCTGCGCAAGAAGCAGGCTGATGTCGTTGTGCGCATGGCGTCCGAAGGCTCCGGTCACCGCTATAGCGCGTACAACGCGGACATCAAGAAGATGAACAAGTACGGCAACGACGCCGAGAAGGTCGGCGAGCCGGCAATCGTGAAGGATCCGAACTGGGCCGAGAATCGCCTCGCGAAGATGGAAGCGGCTGTCACGGAGGTTGGGACCAAGGCGGACACGCTGCGTGCGCAAGCACTTACGGCGCTGGGATATACGGGCAACTAGCCTCGCTGGAAGCGGTGGGCCGACCGCCGTCGACGATACAGACCAATAGAGAGGCCGGGCCGACATCGGTCGCCCGCCTCATGAAACGGGTACCCGCATGCTCACCGCCCCGATAGCCGCGCTGTCAGCCGCCCTCTACGGCGTGGCCGACTTTCTGGGCGGGTTCGGCTCGCGGAAGGATTCACCGCTCGTCGTCACATTCGCGGCACAGGTGGTGGGTCTGGCAGCGGTCGCTGCTGTGACCGTGTTCATGCCGCCGGCGTCGTGGACCGACCCACGCATCCTGTGGGGACTCGGCGCGGGAGTGTTCGGCGGAGGCGGCGTGCTCGCGCTGTACTCGGGCCTCGCGACAGGGCGCATGAGTGTGGTCGCGCCTGTCGCCGCCGCGCTCACCGGTGCGCTTCCGGCCGCGGTCGGCCTGATCCGAGGCACGCGGATCGGACCGCTCGGGTTGCTCGGCATGGCGCTCGCGATCGTCGCCGTGGTGATCGTGAGCATGTTCTCGGAGTCCGAGGAGGCCGCGGTCGCGAGCGGCTCGGCGAAGACGGCGCTGTGGTTCGCGATGGCGGCGGGTATCGGCTTCGGGATCTCGGTCGTGTGCTTCTCGCAGACTCCGGCGTCCACGAGCTTCGCGCCGCTCATCCTCGCGCGCTCCACCACGATCACCGTGATGCTCGTGCTCACATGGGCGCGGATGCGGCGGCTCGTGCCGGTGCGTGAGGCGCTCGCGGTGACGCTCGCAACCGGCGTGTTCGACGCCGCCGCGAACGTGAGCCAGGTCATCGCGCTGCGGATTGGGCCGCTCGCACTCGCCGCGGTGGTGGGCGCGCTCTACCCGGTGGTCACGGTGTTGCTCGCGCGCGTGGTCTTGCACGAGCACCTGCGCGGTATCCAGCGCGTGGGCGTCGTGATGGCGCTGGTAGCGGTCGTGCTCTGCGCGATGGGGTAGGGCCGGATTAGCGGGTGCTGTTGGTTTCTGGCAGATTGCCTTGATTCAGTAGCATTTCAGTAGCAGGACCCCGCTCCGCACCGAGACGGCAAACGGCCTCTCGCAAGAGACATCGTCTTGGACGGCCGCCGCACTGCGTAGTGTGTTCATGTACATTGACTATGAGCATGCGGGGGCTGCATGTCAGTTGCTTGCCGTATTCTGGGGTGACTGAGGTTGGGGAACGGGGCCGTACTAGATGCTACGGCTCTCATGCTACTCATGACTTGAGCAGCACGCGAAAAGAGGAGGGTCACATGGCAAAGGCGGGATTCTGTTCGGTGTGCAACGAGAATGTTGTCTTGACGGAGTCAGGCGAATGCTCCAAGGCGGGTCACCCTAGCAACTGCATTTCGGGTGTGTATGAAGCAGAGGGCGTAGCCACCCCTGCAGCGGCTGCCGCGGTCGCATCACCTGCAGGTCAGGCTCCTAAGGAGAAGAAGCCGCTCT
Proteins encoded:
- a CDS encoding EamA family transporter, translating into MLTAPIAALSAALYGVADFLGGFGSRKDSPLVVTFAAQVVGLAAVAAVTVFMPPASWTDPRILWGLGAGVFGGGGVLALYSGLATGRMSVVAPVAAALTGALPAAVGLIRGTRIGPLGLLGMALAIVAVVIVSMFSESEEAAVASGSAKTALWFAMAAGIGFGISVVCFSQTPASTSFAPLILARSTTITVMLVLTWARMRRLVPVREALAVTLATGVFDAAANVSQVIALRIGPLALAAVVGALYPVVTVLLARVVLHEHLRGIQRVGVVMALVAVVLCAMG